From Domibacillus sp. DTU_2020_1001157_1_SI_ALB_TIR_016, a single genomic window includes:
- a CDS encoding dipeptide epimerase: MLIQHLYVERRSAALTKPFITALRTVTSIEFIVVRLLLEDGTEGIGSAAPTMVITGDSIQSMEAAIQTIISPLLIGKEVNDIRALSQAVQLSCVGNTSAKAAVEIALFDAYAKGMNIPLYQVFGGKTNVLQNDLTISINQTSMMVKDAVDAVQNGFTALKVKAGLSADEDLKRIVAIREAVGEAVEIRVDANQGWTKKEAVRIIHRWQHEGLNIAVVEQPVAAGDLEALKYVTDRVETPIMADESVFSPEQAMELVQRKAVDWLNIKLMKTGGIVRALQIADIAQAGGVPCMIGSMMESSISVMAAAHLAAAHPNIKKIDLDAPLWLKEGRVKDFPFNGPAIMLGKQPGIGYHFLKDGKEKGT, encoded by the coding sequence TTGCTTATTCAACATCTATACGTCGAGCGCCGTTCTGCGGCATTAACAAAGCCGTTTATTACGGCATTAAGAACGGTTACGTCCATTGAGTTTATAGTGGTTCGCCTTTTGCTGGAGGATGGGACAGAAGGCATTGGGTCTGCTGCACCGACAATGGTGATTACGGGAGACTCAATTCAAAGTATGGAGGCAGCTATTCAAACGATCATCTCTCCTCTCTTAATAGGCAAGGAAGTGAATGATATCAGGGCGCTGTCACAGGCGGTTCAGCTTTCCTGTGTAGGAAACACAAGTGCCAAAGCAGCTGTAGAAATCGCTTTGTTTGATGCTTATGCTAAAGGAATGAACATACCGCTTTATCAAGTGTTTGGCGGTAAAACCAACGTCCTTCAAAACGATCTGACCATCAGCATCAATCAAACCAGCATGATGGTGAAGGATGCAGTCGATGCTGTTCAAAACGGGTTTACTGCATTGAAAGTAAAAGCCGGGCTGAGTGCAGACGAAGATCTTAAAAGGATTGTGGCTATTCGTGAAGCCGTTGGAGAAGCCGTTGAAATCCGCGTAGATGCGAATCAAGGCTGGACAAAAAAAGAAGCCGTGCGCATCATTCACCGATGGCAGCATGAGGGACTGAATATTGCAGTGGTTGAACAGCCCGTAGCAGCGGGAGATCTGGAGGCTTTAAAATATGTAACAGACCGTGTTGAAACGCCGATTATGGCAGATGAAAGTGTTTTTTCGCCCGAGCAGGCAATGGAGCTCGTGCAAAGAAAAGCGGTAGATTGGCTGAATATTAAGCTGATGAAAACAGGAGGCATTGTGAGAGCTTTGCAAATTGCAGACATTGCACAGGCAGGCGGAGTTCCCTGTATGATCGGAAGCATGATGGAAAGCAGTATTAGCGTGATGGCTGCTGCTCACTTGGCCGCTGCCCATCCAAATATTAAAAAAATCGATCTGGATGCGCCGCTGTGGCTTAAGGAGGGCCGAGTAAAAGATTTTCCTTTTAACGGACCGGCGATTATGCTGGGTAAACAGCCGGGCATTGGCTATCACTTTTTAAAAGATGGTAAAGAAAAGGGGACATAG
- a CDS encoding S1 domain-containing RNA-binding protein codes for MSIEVGSKLQGKVTGITKFGAFVQLPEGSTGLVHISEVADNYVKDINDHLTVGDEVEVKVLNVEKDGKIGLSIRKAKDNPPPQTQYRPRPQRQGDFRQKGPRGGQPPVENFESKMARFLKDSEERISTLKRQTDSRRGGRGGRRG; via the coding sequence ATGTCAATCGAAGTGGGCAGCAAGTTACAGGGTAAAGTAACCGGCATTACAAAATTTGGCGCATTCGTACAATTGCCGGAAGGTTCGACGGGTCTTGTTCATATTAGTGAAGTGGCGGATAATTACGTCAAGGACATCAACGACCATCTAACTGTTGGCGATGAAGTGGAAGTAAAAGTTTTGAATGTGGAGAAAGACGGTAAGATCGGCTTATCGATTCGTAAAGCAAAAGATAACCCGCCGCCGCAAACGCAATATCGTCCGCGTCCACAACGCCAGGGTGATTTCCGTCAAAAAGGACCGCGCGGCGGCCAGCCGCCTGTCGAGAACTTTGAATCGAAAATGGCCCGTTTCTTGAAAGATAGCGAAGAACGCATTTCAACGTTGAAGCGTCAAACAGACTCACGCCGAGGCGGAAGAGGCGGAAGACGCGGATAA
- a CDS encoding FtsB family cell division protein translates to MRGFNKEKVASLKNAFVLSEERKSMFKMKHKQKLMRRLAAFGVVALIILGTVSSALFSQIGNLNEKKEDLAKAKQSLAELKQQQKESEEELVRLQDDEYIAKLARKEYFYSEDGEILFNIPEDEEKAKDTE, encoded by the coding sequence ATGCGCGGATTCAATAAAGAAAAAGTAGCTTCCTTAAAAAACGCCTTTGTCCTAAGTGAAGAAAGAAAATCAATGTTTAAGATGAAGCACAAACAGAAATTAATGCGCAGACTGGCAGCTTTTGGTGTAGTGGCATTGATCATTTTAGGTACGGTGTCATCTGCTTTGTTCTCACAAATTGGAAATTTAAATGAGAAGAAGGAAGATCTGGCAAAAGCAAAACAGTCACTGGCTGAACTAAAGCAGCAGCAAAAAGAGTCGGAGGAAGAGCTGGTCCGGCTGCAGGATGATGAGTATATTGCGAAGCTTGCTCGGAAAGAATATTTTTATTCAGAAGATGGAGAAATTCTCTTTAATATTCCGGAAGATGAGGAAAAAGCCAAAGATACAGAATAG
- the yabQ gene encoding spore cortex biosynthesis protein YabQ, whose translation MNIHVQFDTALAMVSMGICFGLLLECYRRIRPKKTGLVFVTDVLFWILYAILLFTSLYKVNDGIVRPSFFLFWTAGCLMYGTFLRRFFLPIVDGLFFSIRFLYRMISGIIRIFLVAPLLFAVKCILSLARMSKFLLSWLVKVVIVRPWTAIRRPKK comes from the coding sequence ATGAATATTCACGTACAATTTGATACAGCTCTCGCGATGGTCAGCATGGGCATTTGTTTTGGGCTGCTGCTTGAATGCTACCGCCGTATTCGTCCTAAAAAAACCGGTCTAGTATTTGTAACAGATGTATTGTTTTGGATTTTGTATGCGATCTTGCTGTTCACTTCCCTGTACAAAGTAAATGATGGTATTGTTCGGCCGTCTTTTTTCCTTTTTTGGACGGCCGGCTGCCTGATGTATGGCACATTCCTGCGCCGGTTTTTTCTTCCGATCGTAGATGGTCTTTTTTTCTCGATTCGTTTTTTGTATCGAATGATTTCAGGAATCATCCGTATCTTTCTTGTTGCTCCGCTTCTTTTTGCCGTAAAATGTATCCTTTCTCTTGCCAGAATGAGTAAGTTTCTATTATCATGGTTGGTAAAGGTAGTGATCGTGCGGCCATGGACGGCTATACGCCGTCCGAAAAAATAA
- a CDS encoding YabP/YqfC family sporulation protein yields MDMKQGHTVKMDGRKMIEMTGVIQVERFDSTEFLLETIMGKLKIRGTGLKMKYFDTVNKSAAIEGRITAFMYVEGGMGKSFFRRST; encoded by the coding sequence ATGGATATGAAACAAGGCCATACCGTAAAAATGGACGGGCGTAAAATGATTGAGATGACAGGCGTCATTCAGGTGGAGCGATTTGACAGCACAGAATTTCTGCTTGAGACCATTATGGGAAAGCTGAAGATCCGCGGCACTGGTTTAAAAATGAAATATTTTGACACAGTGAATAAATCAGCAGCCATTGAAGGGCGCATTACTGCTTTTATGTATGTGGAAGGCGGTATGGGCAAATCATTTTTTAGACGGTCGACATGA
- a CDS encoding RNA-binding S4 domain-containing protein: protein MRLDKFLKVSRIIKRRTLAKEVADQGRILINGTEGKASSNVKVGDELTVRLGRRVMTVKIEKLLDTTKKEEAAGMYTVLKEEHIGE from the coding sequence ATGAGGCTTGATAAATTTTTAAAAGTATCCCGCATTATTAAACGGCGCACACTGGCAAAAGAAGTAGCTGACCAGGGGCGCATTCTCATTAACGGCACGGAAGGAAAAGCAAGTTCCAACGTAAAAGTGGGAGATGAGCTGACAGTCCGGCTCGGCCGCCGTGTCATGACTGTAAAAATCGAAAAGCTGCTCGATACAACGAAAAAAGAAGAAGCAGCCGGCATGTACACCGTATTAAAAGAAGAACACATTGGCGAATAA
- the mazG gene encoding nucleoside triphosphate pyrophosphohydrolase — MTNQITIVGLGAADLNQMPLGVYRLLKEAEVVWLRTKEHPAVAALEKEGVRFESFDAIYEKHGRFEEVYDEIVAALLQKAEQGPVLYAVPGHPMAAERTVQLLLERKQKGEAEVVIGGGQSFLDALFTSVGIDPADGFQLLDGTALNRDDIRIAGHLIIAQVYDAFVASDVKLTLMEKYPDEHEVTVVTAAGSEQETVRKVPLYELDHGMELNNLTSVYVPPVQREEDTYREFSVLRGIIARLRDPEGGCPWDIKQTHASLKKYLLEETYELFEAIDNEDDEEMAAELGDVLLQVLLHAQIGEDEGMFTIEDVIASTSAKMIRRHPHVFGDATAETAEEVKVNWQEIKAAEKGNKEERILDGIPKGQPALMEAYDLQKKAAKTGFDWPDAEGVIEKVKEEWAEFLVETETGHPDRLREEFGDVLFTLINAARFWDIHPEEALQAVNRKFRRRFGFVEDRVKESGRPFSDFTLKELDEFWDLAKGEERA, encoded by the coding sequence GTGACGAACCAAATTACGATTGTCGGTCTTGGCGCGGCGGATTTGAACCAGATGCCGCTTGGCGTTTACCGGCTTCTTAAAGAAGCAGAGGTCGTTTGGCTGCGAACGAAGGAGCACCCGGCCGTAGCAGCGTTAGAGAAAGAAGGAGTCCGCTTTGAAAGCTTTGATGCCATTTATGAAAAGCACGGCCGGTTTGAAGAAGTATACGATGAAATCGTAGCAGCACTGCTTCAAAAAGCAGAGCAGGGACCCGTCCTTTATGCAGTTCCGGGTCACCCAATGGCTGCGGAAAGAACGGTGCAGCTTTTATTAGAACGAAAGCAGAAAGGTGAAGCAGAGGTCGTGATTGGGGGAGGACAGAGCTTTCTCGATGCTTTATTTACAAGCGTTGGAATTGATCCAGCAGACGGCTTTCAGCTGCTCGATGGGACGGCTCTAAACCGTGACGACATCCGAATTGCTGGCCACTTGATTATTGCCCAGGTATACGACGCTTTTGTTGCCTCTGATGTGAAGCTGACACTGATGGAGAAGTATCCGGATGAGCATGAAGTAACGGTCGTGACAGCGGCGGGAAGCGAGCAGGAAACGGTGCGCAAAGTGCCGCTTTATGAGCTGGATCACGGTATGGAACTAAATAACCTGACGAGCGTTTATGTGCCGCCTGTCCAAAGAGAAGAAGATACGTACCGGGAATTTTCTGTCCTGCGCGGGATTATTGCGCGCCTCCGGGACCCAGAAGGCGGATGCCCTTGGGATATCAAACAGACACATGCTTCGCTGAAAAAGTACCTGCTTGAGGAAACATATGAATTGTTTGAGGCAATCGACAACGAAGATGATGAAGAAATGGCAGCTGAGCTCGGTGATGTTCTGCTTCAAGTGCTTCTTCATGCACAAATCGGGGAAGACGAAGGCATGTTTACGATTGAAGACGTGATTGCCTCCACATCTGCCAAAATGATTCGCCGGCACCCTCACGTGTTTGGTGATGCAACAGCTGAAACGGCTGAAGAAGTCAAAGTAAACTGGCAGGAAATCAAAGCCGCTGAAAAAGGAAACAAAGAAGAACGGATCCTGGACGGCATTCCAAAAGGGCAGCCGGCGTTGATGGAAGCATATGATCTTCAGAAAAAAGCGGCGAAAACAGGCTTTGACTGGCCGGACGCAGAAGGCGTCATTGAAAAAGTAAAAGAAGAATGGGCTGAATTTTTAGTAGAAACCGAAACAGGTCATCCAGACCGGCTTCGGGAAGAATTTGGCGATGTTTTATTCACGTTGATCAACGCAGCGCGGTTTTGGGATATTCATCCGGAAGAAGCCCTTCAAGCGGTTAACCGTAAATTCCGGCGCCGCTTCGGGTTTGTGGAAGATAGGGTGAAAGAAAGCGGACGTCCATTTTCTGATTTTACCTTAAAAGAATTAGATGAATTTTGGGATTTGGCCAAAGGAGAGGAACGAGCATGA